AGTGATTTATCCTGTAGATAAAAAAAGCAAAGCCGCCTTATTAATAAAATTGATTAAAGACAATAATTGGCAACAAGTGCTTGTTTTTACTCGTACTAAACACGGTGCAAATAAACTCACCAAACAGCTAGAAAAAGCCAATATTCCTGCTTCAGCCATTCACGGCAATAAAGGTCAAGGTGCAAGAACTCGTGCCTTAGCAGAATTTAAAGCAGGGGATATTCAAGTCTTAGTAGCAACAGATATTGCAGCCAGAGGCATTGATATTGACCTACTTCCCCACGTGATAAACTTTGATTTACCCAATGTGTCAGAAGACTACGTGCACCGAATTGGACGTACAGGACGAGCAGGTTCATCAGGCAAAGCGATCTCATTAGTCTGTGCCGATGAATTGGATGATTTAAAAGGTATTGAACGTTTAATTCAACAAGTATTACCAAGAGAAAGTGTCAAAGGTTTTGAACCTCAAGAAACCTTACCTATTACTGTATTAGATACTCGTCCAATTCGTAAAAGACCGAAGAAAAGAAAGTAAATGAGTTCCGTGCGCAAACACCTAACACTTCGATATTTCGACAGGCTCAATAACCGAGCTCAGCAACCGGTGTTTGGGTAAGTTCAGTGATTGATGTCTCGCTTCGGCTCCCTGAGCCTGTCGAAGGGAAGAGAAGTGCTGACTAAGTGAGTTCTGTGCAAAAACACCTCACACTTCGATATTTCGACAGGCTCAATAACCGAGCTCAGCAACCGGTGTTTGGGTAAGTTCAGTGATCGATGTCTCGCTTCGGCTCCCTGAACCTGTCGAAGGGAAGAGAAGCGTTTACTAAACGAATTCCGTGCAAAAACACCTCACACTTCGATATTTCGACAGGCTCAATAACCGAGCTCAGCAACCGGTGTTTGGGTAAGTTCAGTGATCGATGTCTCGCTTCGGCTCCCTGAGCCTGTCGAAGGGAAGAGAAGCGTTTACTAAACGAATTCCGTGCAAAAACACCTAACACTTCGATATTTCGACAGGCTCAATAACCGAGCTCAGTGACCGGTGTTTGGGTAAGTTCAGTGATCGATGTCTCGCTTCGGCTCCCTGTGCCTGTCGAAGGGAAGAGAAGCGTTCACTCAACGAATTCCGTGCGAAAACACCTCACACTTCGATATTTCGACAGGCTCAATAATCGAGCTCAGCAACCAGTGTTTTGATATCACACAAAAAGATCGATATAAAGATTGCAATAGGGATCACATAAACCAATCAAAATATAAATTAAAATTATACTTATTTTGTAGATTAACACTTGATACAAAATTATTGAATATTGACAGTGATAGTAAATTTATTCGTGGTAATCGTATGCTAACAAACAAAGGAATAATTTAGTGAAAGCTAAATATAGGTTAGTAGGTTAAATGGAGTTTCCAGTAATAAATTTGATTCTCACCTTGAGAACTAAAGTGAATATGCTTTAATATAGTTGCAATTAAATTGTAACTATTTGTAATACAAGTCCAAACTGCAACTAGAGTTGATTTTAAATACCGTATTTAAAACTATCTATCTGTAATACTTATTTTTTTCAGAGGACTAGTATTATGAATAACATCTATAAAGTTGTGTTTAACGCAGTAACACAAACCTTCGTCGCCGTTAGCGAATTAGCCAAAGGCAGAACAAAAACGCAGGCATCAAAAACCAATAAACCCCAATTAAAACAAGCGGGTACATTCTTACCAAAATTTGCAAAAATTGCTTTGGCAATTTCAATGTTGTCTATATTTAGTTCACAGGCAATGGCTGTCACTGATGCAGAATTTAACGCATTAAAAGCAAGATTAGAAAAATTAGAGGGTATAAACAATACTGCTACAGGGAATAATGCTGGAGTAATCTTCGGAAAGAATAACAAAGCTACAGAAAATAGAGCAGTGGTTATCGGAGGACAAAATAACGTAGCAACATCGGTTGATTCTGTGGTTATCGGAGGAAAACATAACTCAGCAACAGGGCAACATTCTGTCGCTATGGGCGATGTTTCATTAGCCTCTGGTAGGGCTTCTTTCGCAGGTGGTGGTTCACTTGCTAACTGGGCACAAATTGACGAAATTGCAAAAAATCTAGAGTCCAAAACAATCGATGACTATGCAGATATTTTATCAACAGATGAGAAAGATAAAATAAACGCTGGCACTGCAACCACTGAAGAAAAAGCATTAATGAAAATCAAGATAGCAAAATCACAATCATTCTTAAATGTAGGTGCTGTTGCTTCTGGTGAGAGTGCATTTGCATTTGGAACAGCTGCGAGAGCAGAAGGGATACGGTCATTTGCTCTTGGTGAAAATAATAGAGCATTAGCAAATAATAGTGTGGCTTTGGGTGGCTCAGATAATACAGCTGAGGGAGCCCATTCTATAGCAATTGGTTCTGCTGGGATTGCCTCAGGATTTACTGCCATAACTTTAGGCTATGGTGCACAGGCTGAGGGCGTAGGATCATTGGCTACTGGTGGTGTGTATAATAGTCCATTAGATCAATTCGTTTTACGTAATGATTTTGATACCGTTAAAGCTAAATACAGCGAAGCCTTTACGCCAGAAGATATAACAGAAATCAATGCGATAACAGATAAAAAGTTACAAAAGAAAGCAATTTATAGAAAATTAGCGTCGTTTAAAGGAAAAAATGGTGGTAAAGCCTATACAGCAGGTTCAATGGCACTCGGAACAGGAACAGTTGCTGGTGTGAAAGGTGGAGACCAAGAGGCTGTGGCAATGGGTTACCGTGCTAAAGCTATTAAAGACAAAACCCTTGCTCTAGGTTTTGATGCTGTTGCAAATAATGCAAATTCAGTGGCATTAGGTCAAGGTGCAGAAACCAAAGCTTCCGACGATATTGCAGGGGCAACGGTAAGTGGTATTCAATATGGCAACTTTGCAGGTACACCAAATGGCGTAGTGTCAATTGGTAAAGAAGGTGCTGAAAAACAGTTAGTGAATGTAGCTGCGGGTGCTGTGACAGCAACCTCAACCGATGCTATTAACGGTTCGCAACTGTTTGCAACTAATACCGTATTAGGTAATGTCGCAAAATCAGTTAAAAACAACTTTGGTGGTAATGCAGCAATAGATGAAAATGGCAATATTACTTTCACCGATATCGGTGGTACAGGTAAAGGCACGATTCACGAAGCCATTGGTGATGTAAAAACAGCCGCTGATGCAGCAAAACTGAGATCGCTTCTAAATAAAATTAAACTAAATAACAAAGCGGATAAAAACGCGGGTAATTTAAGTGATACAGATATTGCCGCTTGGACAACTAAGTTAAACACAGGCGCAGATTTAACCACGCCAACAGGCAAGTTAGTTACCGATACGCAAGTTAAAACAGCGTTAGATACTAAACTTGATTCCAATGCTATTACGAGTTCAGATCAATCTATCAGCATTGATACGACAACAACAGCAGGAAAAGTTGACTTAAAAGTCAATGTGGATAACTCAACTCTTGAAGTGGCAAATGGCAAAGTGTCAGTTAAAAATGGCGGTATTTCAACGGATAAACTAGCTAATGATGCGGTGACAGAAGCTAAGATTGCGGATGCGTTATTAACAGAGTTAAAAGCGAAATCACGTGAAAAAGTTCAAGGCACATCAAAAGAGATCGTCGTCACTGCGAATAACGCCGATGAAAATGCGGATGGCAGAGTATTTACTGTTGCCTTAGCGGATGAAGTGAAAGCTAAATTAGATAATTTAGCGACTAACCCAAATACAACCTATCTTAATAGAGAAGGTTCAAACATTGGTGGCAACAAAGCAATCTTTGGAAAAAATGTGGGTAAATCTATCATCAGTGATGCTAATGGTACACAACTCGTTCAAGAGAAAGCGGTAAAAGCTTATGTTGATGCCGTTGACACTAAAGTGACAGATTTAGGTACTACGGTAACTAGTTTAGGTGATACATTAACTACTGAAATCACAAAAGTAGGCAAAACCTCGAAAGAAGAAGTGAAAGTGGTAGCTGATAGTGGAATTACTGTCGCAACCACGCCAGCAACGGATGAAAAAGGTGCTATCTTCACTTTAGATTTAGATGCAGCGAAAGTGAAAGACATCACTGGAACCACTAACCTTGCAACAGAATACTTAAAAGTAGACGGTTCTAATATGGGTGGTGACGCCGCTAAATCTACCTTCGGTTCGGTAGTAGGTAAAGCTGTCATTGATGATGAAAATGGCACTCAGCTTGTTCAAGAGAAAGCGGTTAAAACCTATGTTGATACAGCGATTGATAAAGTTGGAAAAGCCAAAGACGGTAAAGACGGTTATATCGGCGTTGACGGCAAAGACGGCATAAATGGTGTTGGCATTGACGGAAAAGACGGTATTTCAGTTAAAGGTGCTAAAGGTGAAGTGGGTATCAACGGAAACGATGGTATTTCTATTAAAGGCGAAGACGGCAAAGATGGCTCAATCGGCTTAAGTGGAAAAGACGGTATTACCGTTAAAGGAAAAGACGGTAAAGATGGCGTCACTATCAGAGGTGAAGATGGTGCGAATGGAACCAACGGAGTAATCGGACTTAATGGCCACGATGGTATTGACGGTCAAAATGGAAAAGCTGTTTCAGCCGACATCAAAGTGGTTAATGGTAGACCAGGCGTTGATGGAACAGATGGTTTAACACGCGTTGTTTACGAAGATAAAGCAGGCGTCACACATACTGTTGCAACCTTTGATGATGGCTTAGTGTTTAAAGGTGATGTGGGTGAGAAAGTCACTCGTAAGCTCAATGACACCTTAAATATTAAAGGTGGCGTAACAGCGGCAGATAAACTGACGGATAACAATATTGGTGTGGTTAACGATGGTGCGAATGGTTTAGCGGTTAAACTGGCAAAAGAATTAACAGGCTTAAATTCAATCGTATTTGGTGCAGCGAAAGGAGATAATGTTGTTTCCATCTCTGCTGAAGGTGTGAATGCAGGTGGTAAGAGAATAACCAATGTAGGGGACGCCACAGCAGATACCGATGCAGTTAACTACAAACAGTTAAAAGCTATCGAAACAGCGGTTGTTAATGCAGGTGCAGGACTGAAATTCACAGGTAATACCGCAGATGAAGTTGCTGTTGCTGCAGGTAATACTTTAGTCGTTGAAGGACAAAAAGGAAGTTGCCACAATGGATGATGGTTTAGTTTTTGTAGGTGATACGGGAACTAAAGGTATTAAACTAAATGACACCTTAAATATCAAAGGTGGTGTAACAGCGGCAAATAAACTGACTGATGGCAACATCGGAGTGGTAGCAAGTGCAGATGGTTTAGCACTTAAATTAGCGAAAGAGCTCACAGGTATTTCGTCAATTGCTAACACAGCAGGTGGTGGAAAACTTACATTGAGTGATACAGACCATAGCGTATCAGTAAATGGAGGTAGAATTACCAATTTAGGCGATGCCACAGCAGATACCGATGCAGTTAACTACAAACAGTTAAAAGCACTGAACAGTGGTAAAGGTATTGATGTCACTAAATGGCAAGAAGCAATATTACCAACCATTAGCTTCTTTAGTGGTAGCACGGGTACGGGAGCAAATTATAAACAGGGTAATACTGAAGAAAAATTTGACTTAAGTAAACTTGCCTTTGACTTTGGTGATGGCTTAAAAGTGGAGAAACAACAAAGCAAAGACGGTAAACAAATCGCCCATATCACGTTAGATAAGGACGTATTGAAAAATGACCCTAACTTTAAAGGTGCGAAAGGTGATGACGGTGCCGCTGGTGCGGATGGCGCCGATGGTCAATCTGCTTATGAGATTTGGAAAGCATTGCCAGGTAATGACGCTAAAACACAAGATGACTTCTTAGCTGCTTTAAAAGGTGCAAAAGGCGACAAGGGTGACAAAGGCGATGCAGGCAATGGAAATGGAGGCAATGGTGCTGAAATCAAGGTTGCTGTAACAGACGATGTTGTATTAGACAAGGATAATCTCTCAAAAGAGGAAGTCGTGAGCAACAATGGTGCCTTAAGCATTAAAGTTGGTAAAAACCTTAACGCAAAAACGGTGATGAATGGTAATGATAAACAGCTGGTTATTTCCACCACACCGGAAATCAAAGTGGATAAAGTCACTGTGGGCAATATCACCTTAAACCAATCCGGTTTAACAGTGAAAGAGGGTACTGATGTCAATATTAATATGGGTGGAAACCAAATCCACAATATTAAAGCCGGTACTGCGCCAACAGATGCGGTGAATGTTTCACAGCTTAATGAGGTGAAAAACTCTGTGGTTAATGTGGCTAATAAACTAAATGATGTCGAGAAAGGTGCGAATGAGGGTATCTCCAGTGCAATGGCTGCCGCTGGATTGCCTCAAGCTTCTTTACCAGTTCGTAGTATGGTTTCTGCAGCAGGATCAACCTATAAAGGTGCCGTAGGTCTTGCAATAGGAGTTTCAACAGTTTCTGATAACGGAAGATGGATCATCAAAGGTTCGGTAAACTCGAACTCTAGTGGTGATGTTGGAGCAACCTTAGGTGCAGGTTACCAATGGTAATACTTTAATAAGTAGCTGATAAAATGCCCTTTTCATTAAGAAAAGGGCATTTTTTTATGGGGTATAGTATTTCAAATTTGATGTGTAAAAATATAGCGCATTAAATATAGAATAAAACAGTAATCGCTCCCTGAGCTTGTCGAAGGGTTGCGTGTGAAATACAAGAAAAAGCACTTACACTTCGACAGGCTCAGTGACCGTGCTTAGGTAGGTTCAGCAATTTAGTTTCAATTTTTAATACTAATCTCAATTTAATTTACTATATTTGCAAATTTTTGATTAAATGTGGCCGCTTGTTTTAATGCTCTGGGATAGTTTAAACAGAACAAGGGGAAAATTATGAAAAAACTAGCCCATCTACACAAATTTAAACAATGTTTCTTACATCTAAATTTACAAAAATGCGATAACACTCACAAAAATATAAAAATTATCTTTTTAGCTTTTAGATATACTGTAATAAGAAAAATATAGCATAACTTGAGATCACAATTTGTGATCTCAAAATTTGAAAGGCGAGGATAATTTGATGAATAAAATAACAGAACATTTTGATATTAAATCAAAAATCTACACAATAAGAGCTAAACAAGTGATGTTAGATAGGGATTTAGCATTGCTTTATGGTGTTGAGACAAGAACATTTAATCAAGCTGTTAAGAGAAATATAAAAAGGTTTCCTTCTGATTTTATGTTTCAATTAAATGAACGGGAATTTGAAAATTGGAGATCACAATTTGTGATCTCCAATTCGGATAAAATGGGGCTACGATATATACCCTATGCTTTTACAGAGCAAGGTGTATCAATGCTTAGTGCTATTTTAAAGAGTGAGACGGCTATCAATATAAGCGTTAAAATTATTAGAGAATTTGTACAAATGCGTCAAACTATTTCTAATAATCAGTTATTGTTACAACAATTAGAAACGCTAGAAAAAAGACAAGTTACTTTTGAAATTACAACAGACAATAAATTTAATCAACTTTTCAAAGCATTAGAAAGCAAAGATCACATTCAACAACAAGGCAGTTTCTTTAATGGTCAAATTTTTGATGCCCATAAATTTGTCTCAGATTTAATCAGAAAAGCACAGAAAAATATTGTATTAATTGATAATTATATTGATGATTCAACCTTAACCCTTTTTCAGAAAAACCAAAATGTAAGCGTAACTATTTACACTCATTCAATCAGCAAAACCATAAAACTTGATTTAGAGAAATATAATCAACAATATAAAAAAATAGCGATTAAACGCAATAAAAATTTTCACGATAGATTTTTAATTATTGATGATAAAGATATTTACCTGATTGGTGCCAGTTTAAAAGATTTAGGTAAAAAAGTGTTTGGTTTTTCGTTATTAAAAGATATTGATGTAAATTTTTATAAAAAAATGACCGCTTGAAACATTAAAACTTATAAAAGTATTGTAGGGGAGTATTAGCAAATTTATTTGCGTATATGCTCCCGTTAGTTAATCGAGAAATAAACGGGAGGATATTCCATTCGCTACGCTCATTCAATCCTCCCCTACGGTAGTAATTCAAATAACGGTAAATTCCTAAAACTCCCTAATCAAATTCAAAATCCTTTTATCTGAAATCGGATACGGCGTACCTAACTGTTGGGCGAATAAACTCACTCTTAACTCCTCAATCATATAGCGAATTTCTAAAATTTCATTAGGAATGGCTTTTGATTTTGGTAACTTAGCAAGTAATTGTTGATAAGCATTT
This DNA window, taken from Pasteurella skyensis, encodes the following:
- a CDS encoding ESPR-type extended signal peptide-containing protein, with protein sequence MNNIYKVVFNAVTQTFVAVSELAKGRTKTQASKTNKPQLKQAGTFLPKFAKIALAISMLSIFSSQAMAVTDAEFNALKARLEKLEGINNTATGNNAGVIFGKNNKATENRAVVIGGQNNVATSVDSVVIGGKHNSATGQHSVAMGDVSLASGRASFAGGGSLANWAQIDEIAKNLESKTIDDYADILSTDEKDKINAGTATTEEKALMKIKIAKSQSFLNVGAVASGESAFAFGTAARAEGIRSFALGENNRALANNSVALGGSDNTAEGAHSIAIGSAGIASGFTAITLGYGAQAEGVGSLATGGVYNSPLDQFVLRNDFDTVKAKYSEAFTPEDITEINAITDKKLQKKAIYRKLASFKGKNGGKAYTAGSMALGTGTVAGVKGGDQEAVAMGYRAKAIKDKTLALGFDAVANNANSVALGQGAETKASDDIAGATVSGIQYGNFAGTPNGVVSIGKEGAEKQLVNVAAGAVTATSTDAINGSQLFATNTVLGNVAKSVKNNFGGNAAIDENGNITFTDIGGTGKGTIHEAIGDVKTAADAAKLRSLLNKIKLNNKADKNAGNLSDTDIAAWTTKLNTGADLTTPTGKLVTDTQVKTALDTKLDSNAITSSDQSISIDTTTTAGKVDLKVNVDNSTLEVANGKVSVKNGGISTDKLANDAVTEAKIADALLTELKAKSREKVQGTSKEIVVTANNADENADGRVFTVALADEVKAKLDNLATNPNTTYLNREGSNIGGNKAIFGKNVGKSIISDANGTQLVQEKAVKAYVDAVDTKVTDLGTTVTSLGDTLTTEITKVGKTSKEEVKVVADSGITVATTPATDEKGAIFTLDLDAAKVKDITGTTNLATEYLKVDGSNMGGDAAKSTFGSVVGKAVIDDENGTQLVQEKAVKTYVDTAIDKVGKAKDGKDGYIGVDGKDGINGVGIDGKDGISVKGAKGEVGINGNDGISIKGEDGKDGSIGLSGKDGITVKGKDGKDGVTIRGEDGANGTNGVIGLNGHDGIDGQNGKAVSADIKVVNGRPGVDGTDGLTRVVYEDKAGVTHTVATFDDGLVFKGDVGEKVTRKLNDTLNIKGGVTAADKLTDNNIGVVNDGANGLAVKLAKELTGLNSIVFGAAKGDNVVSISAEGVNAGGKRITNVGDATADTDAVNYKQLKAIETAVVNAGAGLKFTGNTADEVAVAAGNTLVVEGQKGSCHNG
- a CDS encoding ORF6N domain-containing protein codes for the protein MNKITEHFDIKSKIYTIRAKQVMLDRDLALLYGVETRTFNQAVKRNIKRFPSDFMFQLNEREFENWRSQFVISNSDKMGLRYIPYAFTEQGVSMLSAILKSETAINISVKIIREFVQMRQTISNNQLLLQQLETLEKRQVTFEITTDNKFNQLFKALESKDHIQQQGSFFNGQIFDAHKFVSDLIRKAQKNIVLIDNYIDDSTLTLFQKNQNVSVTIYTHSISKTIKLDLEKYNQQYKKIAIKRNKNFHDRFLIIDDKDIYLIGASLKDLGKKVFGFSLLKDIDVNFYKKMTA
- a CDS encoding YadA family autotransporter adhesin, which translates into the protein MDDGLVFVGDTGTKGIKLNDTLNIKGGVTAANKLTDGNIGVVASADGLALKLAKELTGISSIANTAGGGKLTLSDTDHSVSVNGGRITNLGDATADTDAVNYKQLKALNSGKGIDVTKWQEAILPTISFFSGSTGTGANYKQGNTEEKFDLSKLAFDFGDGLKVEKQQSKDGKQIAHITLDKDVLKNDPNFKGAKGDDGAAGADGADGQSAYEIWKALPGNDAKTQDDFLAALKGAKGDKGDKGDAGNGNGGNGAEIKVAVTDDVVLDKDNLSKEEVVSNNGALSIKVGKNLNAKTVMNGNDKQLVISTTPEIKVDKVTVGNITLNQSGLTVKEGTDVNINMGGNQIHNIKAGTAPTDAVNVSQLNEVKNSVVNVANKLNDVEKGANEGISSAMAAAGLPQASLPVRSMVSAAGSTYKGAVGLAIGVSTVSDNGRWIIKGSVNSNSSGDVGATLGAGYQW